In Leishmania major strain Friedlin complete genome, chromosome 34, the following proteins share a genomic window:
- a CDS encoding peroxisome biosynthesis protein-like protein, translating into MQQSSFEVAIDRSSHHSFVTASQHYLDTVLRPLYSGRLPLAVPLRITGQSGHGIYVGCLTCRPHTRSKFVLVFPLAFCDDHGLKEGELVECVPLPNTPRATKVLVAPLTVDDSEVVEQNALRVENLLLRQVQVVFPSMIISVSIFPGVPAKVVVTAIECGDAEEKLRSGCATMHEGTHFVIATRVRRQQTDGAADGAATLPLWAFVRGRPARAAADSGAERTDVAAVRVRRVTAEKYGWKNGMVLGVLDCATVATLNREEVTPGFLRAHLKQMTVVVVNNADGEAAGAADEEDVCVVNSLTQATNLLLTPHGLDPSAPTARKAGDATRNDSAGVARPVPSSPALLPCSPVALDAVMQVHGRVAEELQRHLVAALHQSSVPRFANLHQNNVLLCGGKGFGKSTVVRAVLDTLPDVHTVTLECGKTKSFSADIARALMECVLCKPAVLVLENFDSIAPAQQDSHVEAMTAMTRATLEATLTRFCYQFSVRPHGAVVVLATCSSRDAVHETLRSAYCFRRVLTLEALNRASRTVLTGQVFPYAPREDVAAAAALMDNYTPFDVKQLTARMRAKRAAEPALSLRECAEACVTFFTPLAHTGISFLKGDKVSWESIGGLEEAKKTLYSTLVLPIKHPQLFARLPLKTRSGILLYGPSGCGKTFIVESLVKAENLHCVVINGPEVFGKYIGQSEQKIRDVFERAQAAAPCVVFFDEFDSVAPQRGADDSGVTDRVVNQLLCYLDGVEGRKNVFVVAASSRPDLIDAALLRPGRLDKAVVCPVPGEDDRVAILRSLLSKASAHFSDEELRQVARRTVNWTPADLSAMVSSASTLVNMRFVERLTKQAAGVSGSIGGGGAAPDDEDGFVIAGLGHGVTREKVGDTLKPLCLAARGGAEATVSNTAFLAAELMSIDDLWASVATTRPSLSEKDIQKHERIHALISKGKSAPPSNPPGSRLVTR; encoded by the coding sequence ATGCAGCAATCATCCTTTGAAGTCGCTATCGACAGGAGCAGCCATCACTCCTTCGTGACGGCCTCGCAGCACTACCTCGACActgtgctgcggccgcttTACAGCGGCCGCCTGCCGCTAGCAGTGCCGTTGCGCATTACAGGGCAGAGCGGCCACGGCATCTACGTCGGGTGCCTCACCTGCcggccacacacgcgctccaAATTTGTGCTTGTTTTCCCCCTTGCGTTCTGCGATGACCATGGGCTGAAGGAGGGTGAGCTGGTGGAatgcgtgccgctgcccaaCACGCCGCGTGCGACCAAGGTTctggtggcgccgctgacggtggaCGACAGCGAGGTAGTGGAGCAGAACGCGCTTCGTGTCGAGAACCTGCTGCTTCGCCAGGTGCAGGTGGTGTTCCCCTCCATGATCATATCTGTCTCCATCTTCCCCGGGGTGCCGGCCAAGGTGGTGGTAACCGCCATCGAGTGCGGCGACGCTGAGGAGAAGCTGCGTAGCGGGTGCGCGACGATGCACGAGGGCACACATTTTGTAATTGCCACCCGTGTCCGTCGGCAGCAGACGGACGGCGCGGCTGATGGTGCTGCCACATTGCCGCTCTGGGCCTTTGTCCGCGGACGGCCCGctcgtgccgccgctgataGCGGGGCCGAGCGCACCGACGTGGCtgcggtgcgggtgcgccgcGTCACGGCCGAGAAGTACGGCTGGAAAAACGGTATGGtgctcggcgtcctcgaCTGCGCGACGGTGGCAACGCTGAACAGGGAGGAGGTGACGCCGGGGTTTCTGCGGGCACACTTAAAGCAGATGACCGTTGTTGTCGTGAacaacgccgacggcgaggcagcgggagctgcggacgaggaggacgtgtGCGTGGTAAACTCCCTGACGCAGGCAACAAACCTTCTCCTTACCCCTCACGGTCTCGACCCGTCGGCCCCTACGGCTCGGAAGGCTGGCGACGCAACCAGGAACGATTCTGCCGGGGTGGCCCGTCCGGTGCCCTCGAGTCCCGCGCTACTCCCATGCTCTCCGGTGGCGCTGGACGCCGTCATGCAGGTGCACGGGAGGGTagcggaggagctgcagcggcaccttgTGGCCGCCCTCCACCAGTCGAGCGTGCCGCGGTTTGCCAATCTGCACCAGAACAACGTGCTGCTATGCGGCGGAAAAGGCTTTGGCAAgtcgacggtggtgcgcgcggTGCTCGACACCCTGCCCGACGTGCACACCGTAACGCTCGAGTGCGGCAAGACCAAGTCCTTCTCTGCAGACATCGCCAGGGCCTTGATGGAGTGCGTTCTGTGCAAGccagcggtgctggtgctggagAACTTCGACAGCAtcgcgccggcgcagcaggacaGCCATGTGGAGGCGATGACGGCTATGACGCGGGCAACGCTGGAGGCAACGCTGACACGCTTCTGCTACCAGTTCTCCGTTCGTCCGCacggggcggtggtggtgctggcgacATGCTCGAGCCGTGACGCAGTGCACGAGACGCTGCGGTCGGCTTACTGCTTCCGGCGGGTGCTGacgctggaggcgctgaaTCGCGCGTCTCGGACGGTGCTGACTGGGCAGGTGTTCCCATACGCGCCGCGCGAAgacgtggcggcggcggcggcgctgatggaCAACTACACCCCCTTCGACGTGAAgcagctgacggcgcggatgCGGGCGAAGCGGGCGGCGGAGCCGGCCCTGTCGCTGCGCGAGTGCGCCGAGGCCTGCGTGACCTTCTTTACCCCGCTGGCGCACACCGGCATCAGCTTTCTCAAAGGGGACAAGGTGTCGTGGGAGTCGATTGGCGGGCTGGAGGAGGCCAAGAAGACGCTGTACAGtacgctggtgctgccgatcAAGCACCCGCAGCTCTtcgcgcggctgccgctcaaGACGCGTAGCGGCATCCTGCTCTACGGCCCATCGGGGTGCGGCAAAACCTTCATCGTCGAATCCCTCGTCAAAGCGGAGAACCTGCACTGCGTAGTCATCAACGGCCCGGAGGTGTTTGGCAAGTACATTGGGCAGAGCGAGCAGAAGATCCGCGACGTCTTTGAgcgcgcacaggcggcggcgccgtgtgTGGTGTTCTTTGACGAGTTCGACtcggtggcgccgcagcgcggtgCTGACGACTCGGGCGTGACGGACCGCGTGGTGAACCAACTGCTGTGCTACCTGGACGGTGTGGAGGGGCGCAAGAACGTGTTTGTCGTCGCGGCCTCGAGCCGGCCGGACCTGATtgacgcggcgctgctgcggccggGTCGACTCGACAAGGCCGTCGTGTGCCCTGTGCCGGGCGAAGATGATCGGGTGGCAATACTGCGCAGCCTGCTGAGCAAGGCCTCGGCGCACTTCAGTgacgaggagctgcggcaagTGGCGCGGCGCACGGTGAACTGGACGCCTGCCGACCTCTCGGCGATGGTGTCGTCGGCGAGCACGCTGGTGAACATGCGGTTCGTGGAGCGCCTGACAAAGCAGGCGGCTGGCGTGTCAGGCAGcatcggcggtggtggcgccgcgccggaTGACGAGGATGGGTTTGTGATTGCTGGCCTCGGCCACGGTGTGACGCGAGAGAAGGTGGGGGACACGCTGAAGCCGCTGTGCCTGGCCGCCCGCGGCGGGGCGGAGGCGACTGTCTCCAACACAGCCTTTCTCGCGGCAGAGCTGATGTCGATAGACGACTTGTGGGCGtcggtggcgacgacgcggccgtCGCTGTCGGAGAAGGACATCCAAAAGCATGAGCGCATCCACGCCTTGATCTCCAAAGGCAAGAGCGCGCCTCCGTCCAACCCTCCCGGGTCGCGGCTCGTCACGCGATGA
- a CDS encoding adenosine kinase-like protein produces the protein MGLETLSKGTSPAPMSVVCFGHPLLDMMATVENEFLREHNVDPGSVTLAAPEQLVLFSKLLDEFKGQVDYVPGGAAMNTARVLAWMLPDVHIAYVGALGKDRFAEILKSALTKAGVEQLFEECEDKPTGTCAGLVVQKDRTLLANLGAAVTLSLTHIQTDAVQSAIEKASLYYAEGFFLNTASSPNNLLYVAEHAQRHGKLFCFNLNAPYISIAFQSRLHVLLPHVDILFGSDEDLLTYASVRWPHDFDLKTLGTVMHANSRRHEALVRCLARISMLPRATPARPRLVVGTCGPHDTYVACGDHVRSYPVPPMAQEEMVDVNGAGDAFVAGFLAQYMVSRDESTSVVVGHASAQNCIRHNGAVVSGVPPALTRRISGTTEPVMTANSA, from the coding sequence ATGGGGCTGGAAACCCTCAGCAAGGGCACGTCGCCGGCCCCGATGTCAGTTGTCTGTTTCGGGCATCCTTTGCTAGACATGATGGCGACCGTTGAAAACGAGTTCTTGCGGGAGCATAACGTCGACCCAGGGAGCGTCACACTGGCGGCGCCGGAGCAGCTTGTTCTTTTCTCGAAGCTGCTGGATGAGTTCAAAGGTCAGGTAGACTACGTCCCTGGTGGGGCCGCCATGAACACGGCGCGTGTTTTGGCTTGGATGCTGCCTGATGTGCACATCGCCTACGTGGGTGCACTAGGCAAGGATCGCTTCGCCGAAATCCTGAAGAGCGCGCTCACCAAAGCTGGCGTCGAGCAGCTGTTTGAGGAGTGCGAAGACAAGCCGACGGGCACCTGTGCCGGCCTCGTGGTGCAGAAGGATCGAACGTTGCTCGCCAAtctcggcgccgccgtgacgTTGTCATTGACGCACATTCAAACAGACGCCGTGCAATCTGCAATTGAGAAGGCCAGTTTGTACTATGCAGAGGGCTTCTTTCTCAACACCGCCTCCAGCCCTAACAATCTTCTCTACGTTGCCGAGCACGCTCAGCGGCACGGAAAGCTTTTCTGCTTCAACCTGAACGCACCGTATATTAGCATTGCGTTTCAGAGCCGCCTACATGTTCTCTTGCCTCATGTGGACATCCTCTtcggcagcgacgaagaTCTACTAACGTACGCCTCTGTGCGATGGCCGCACGACTTTGACCTGAAGACCCTCGGCACCGTCATGCACGCTAATTCGCGGCGCCACGAGGCGCTCGTGCGGTGTCTCGCGCGCATTTCCATGCTGCCGAGAGCCACCCCCGCCAGGCCACGACTCGTGGTGGGGACCTGTGGGCCGCACGACACGTACGTCGCATGCGGCGACCATGTCCGTTCCTACCCAGTGCCGCCGATGGCACAGGAGGAGATGGTTGACGTGAACGGCGCCGGTGACGCGTTTGTGGCGGGCTTCCTTGCTCAATACATGGTGAGCCGTGACGAGTCTACTAGCGTCGTGGTCGGTCACGCTTCGGCACAGAACTGCATCCGGCATAACGGTGCCGTTGTGAGCGGTGTGCCCCCGGCGCTTACGCGCCGGATCAGCGGCACGACAGAGCCTGTCATGACCGCGAACTCCGCTTGA
- a CDS encoding putative phosphatidylinositol 4-kinase: protein MGGIPNRRAEAQRRSLLQNLQLISFTNQSAEEQERCIRQLYDTDISTLEECLLQVTHVCITHPNSNAQELLHNFMLWLAGCSLNIAFRLAWTVDAVSAFYSSTGIAGRLQHIHDELESYAINQGQPAIPSDSTSGGDGSRTSSDPEEVLRDVDASVVQRKEVRLKLYNDERTFVTTLTNLSNTLRFFPDRNYRKDELRRGLRVLNQRLESMRLVHPLCTSSGSVQWIVNISVDECTVFSSRERAPYLIRYEVIVDDTATMQDPTATRLRQPDGRFRVHADSDEIFVPAPPPESEPRAASLVEASESGAVEDASPEALQCLQAVFGESKKVRMTRVRKSSPWGAHPNWSMNAMIVKAGDDLRQEELALQLIHTFQCIWQEAGLTVRVKPYAALPTHRDCGLLEVIEDSASMDSIKKATRVSSIYNYYLKAYDGEDSVLYRKAQQNFVESMAGYSIICYILQIKDRHNGNLMIQRDGSLVHIDFGFLFVTSPGGLNFESAPFKLSQELIDVMGGASSDAFNYFRILVYEALAAARERCEDILTRVSILTPNNAMPCFGADPGAAVRQLRGRFRDDLLSEADYAVYAKELIVNSADNWRTRRYDQFQSLQNGIL, encoded by the coding sequence ATGGGCGGCATACCAAACCGACGCGCGGAGGCACAGCGCCGCTCACTGCTGCAAAATCTGCAGCTGATCTCTTTCACCAACCAGTCTGCGGAAGAGCAGGAGAGGTGCATCCGACAGCTCTATGACACGGATATAAGCACGTTGGAGGAGTGCCTGCTGCAAGTCACGCATGTCTGTATCACGCACCCGAACTCCAAcgcgcaggagctgctgcatAACTTTATGCTCTGGCTTGCCGGCTGTTCGCTGAACATTGCGTTTCGCCTTGCGTGGACTGTGGATGCCGTATCAGCTTTCTATAGTTCTACTGGGATTGCGGGGCGGCTCCAACACATTCACGACGAGCTCGAGAGCTACGCCATCAATCAAGGGCAACCAGCCATTCCTTCCGACAgcaccagcggtggcgacggcagtCGGACCTCCAGCGACCCCGAGGAGGTCCTCCGCGACGTGGATGCCAGTGTCGTGCAACGGAAGGAGGTGCGCCTCAAGCTGTACAACGACGAGCGGACTTTTGTGACGACCTTGACGAACCTGAGCAACACGCTTCGCTTTTTTCCAGATCGCAACTACCGCAAGGACGAGCTGCGCAGAGGGCTGCGAGTGCTGAATCAACGGCTGGAGTCCATGCGTCTCGTCCACCCACtctgcaccagcagcggatCTGTACAGTGGATCGTGAACATCTCCGTCGACGAGTGCACCGTTTTCTCGTCACGCGAGCGGGCGCCTTACCTGATTCGCTACGAGGTCATCGTAGACGACACAGCGACCATGCAAGACCCGACCGCGACGCGGCTTCGGCAGCCTGACGGGCGCTTCCGCGTCCATGCAGACTCCGATGAGATCTTCGTTCCGGCACCCCCACCCGAGTCTGAGCCACGGGCCGCGTCGCTGGTAGAAGCGAGCGAAAGCGGCGCCGTGGAGGACGCGTCGCCCGAGGCATTGCAATGTTTGCAGGCCGTGTTCGGCGAGAGCAAGAAGGTGCGCATGACGCGCGTGCGTAAGTCGTCTCCGTGGGGCGCGCACCCAAACTGGTCCATGAACGCGATGATCGTAAAGGCCGGCGACGATCTCCGGCAGGAAGAGCtagcgctgcagctcatccACACTTTCCAATGCATCTGGCAGGAGGCAGGTCTGACGGTGCGTGTGAAGCCGTACGCGGCGCTGCCTACGCACCGCGACTGCGGCCTGCTCGAGGTGATCGAGGACTCTGCGTCTATGGATAGCATTAAGAAAGCGACCCGGGTCAGCAGCATCTACAACTACTACCTCAAGGCCTACGATGGCGAGGACTCCGTTCTTTATCGAAAGGCGCAACAGAACTTTGTGGAGAGCATGGCTGGCTACAGCATCATCTGCTACATCCTCCAAATCAAGGACCGCCATAACGGCAATCTCATGATTCAGCGCGACGGCAGCTTGGTTCACATTGACTTTGGCTTTCTGTTCGTGACGTCACCGGGTGGATTGAACTTTGAATCCGCGCCGTTCAAGTTGTCGCAGGAGCTCATCGACGTCATGGGTGGTGCCTCGAGCGACGCCTTTAACTACTTTCGCATTCTTGTCTAcgaggcgctcgcggcggcgcgcgaaCGCTGCGAGGACATCCTCACACGGGTCTCTATCTTGACGCCAAACAACGCGATGCCCTGCTTCGGGGCGGACCCGGGCGCCGCCGTTCGCCAGCTACGCGGACGCTTTCGCGACGACCTTCTCTCCGAGGCAGACTACGCCGTGTACGCGAAGGAGCTCATTGTGAACAGTGCCGACAACTGGCGCACTCGACGCTACGACCAGTTCCAGAGCCTCCAGAATGGGATTCTCTAG